TAGTTTGTTCAAAACGTGATAAAAAGCTTCTCTGTCTTCCAATTCATCAATATGTTCAGGCTTCGTTCCAAAAATATGAACACCTGCTTCTTTTAAGCCATCTGCTAAATTAATAGCCGTCTGACCACCGAACTGAATTAAAACACCTTCAACACTTTCTTTTTCTACCACTGCCAACACATCCTCTAATGCTAGTGGTTCGAAATAAAGGCGGTCTGCTACTGAGTAATCTGTACTAACAGTTTCTGGATTGTTATTCATAACAATTGCTTCATAGCCTATTTTTTTGAGGGCTAATGCAGCGTGTACCGAACAATAATCAAACTCAACACCTTGCCCAATGCGAATGGGGCCTGAACCAAGTACTAATATTTTTTTGTTAGCCGATGATACAGGAACCTCGTCACTGCCATGCCACGTTGAATAATAATACGGGGTAATCGCATCAAATTCTCCTGCGCACGTATCAACTAACTTATATGCAGGCTTTATATTTAATCGTTTATATTCATTCCTAAGACTCGTTAAGTCGGTACCTATCAGTTTTGCGATCTTTTCATCACTAATATTCATACGTTTGGCTTTTAGTAAAACCTCTTTGGTCACTTTTGGCCACTTACAATTTTTTAATTCATCTTCACAAAGCAAAATACGTTCTATTTTGCGTAAAAACCAAAAATCTATCTCAGTCAGTTCCATAAGATGTTCAATGGACCATCCACGATTAAAGGCTTCACCGATAGCGAATAAACGTAAATCGTTTGGATTCTTGAGCAACGATGTTAATTCCTCGTCTGATTTTTTCGCCATTGACGGCCAGTCCAGGCTATGGACATTCATTTCAAGGGAACGAATAGCTTTGTTTAAAGCCCCCTCAAACGTCCGGTCAATTGCCATTACTTCTCCTGTTGCTTTCATTTGTGTGCCTAGCGTTCTGTCAGCTTCTGAAAACTTATCAAAAGGAAAACGAGGTAATTTAACAACCACGTAATCTAAGGCTGGTTCAAAAGATGCATAAGTATTACCTGTAATTGGATTTTTAAGCTCATCGAGAGAATAACCTATTGCACACTTCGCAGCCATTCTCGCGATAGGATAACCCGTTGCTTTAGAAGCTAAAGCTGATGATCGACTGACTCGTGGATTTACTTCAATAATGGCATATTCATTAGACTGAGGGTTTAGAGCAAATTGAATATTACATCCGCCCACCACATCTAACGCTCTAATGACTTTTAACGAAGCAGATCGAAGCATTTGATATTGCACGTCTGATAACGTTTGTGAAGGGGCAACGACGATAGAGTCACCTGTATGAACGCCAACTGCGTCCATGTTTTCCATGTTACAGACGATAATACATGTGTCGTTTGCATCTCGCATGACTTCATATTCAAGCTCTTTCCAACCTTTTATACTTTTTTCAACAAGTACTTGATGAATAGGACTTTGTTTCAGTCCTTGATATAAAATATTTCGGAATTCTTCCTCATCATAAGCGAAACCACCGCCGCCACCGCCGAGGGTGTATGCCGGACGCAAAATAACCGGAAAACCGATCTCTTTAATGAATGCCAATCCTTCTTCCATTGTTTCCACGATATGAGAGTCAGGAACAGGTTCACCAATATCCTTCATAAGCTGACGAAAGAGTTCCCTATCTTCGCCTTTCTGGATAGAAGCTACTGAGGTTCCGAGTATCTTCACTCCATGCCTATCAAGTACTCCTTGTTCATGGAGTTGTACGGTTAAATTTAAGCCTGTTTGGCCCCCGAGGCTGCCGATTATTCCGTCTGGTTTTTCTTTCTCGATAATTTTCTCAATCGTTTCCACGGTTAATGGCTCCATATACACTTTATCTGCGATGGCATCATCTGTCATGATCGTTGCTGGGTTATTATTAACAAGTATGACCTGAATGTTCTCCTCTTTTAATGCTAAACATGCCTGTGTACCAGCGTAATCAAACTCAGCTGCCTGTCCTATCACTATAGGTCCTGATCCGATGACAAGCACTTTCGTTAATCCATCAGACTTCCACATACGACTTCCCTCCTGAAGTTACCACTTGTTTAATAAATTCACTAAAGATGTATTCTGTATCACTAGGTCCTGGATGTGCTTCAGGATGAAATTGGACAGATTGAATAGGTAATGTGTGATGCTTCATGCCTTCTAAAGAACCATCATTCACATTTCTGAAAAGGATTTGAAATTCATGATTATCGATGCTCGCTTCTTCCACCTCGTAACCGTGATTTTGTGATGTCATTTTCACTTTTCCTGTCAACACGTCTTTTACAGGATGATTGGCTCCACGATGACCAAACGGCATTTTTGATGTTTTTCCTCCATATGCTAGTGCAATCAGCTGATGACCTAGGCAAATTCCGAGTGTTGGATATTTTTTAGTCAATGATTTTATTTTTGGAAAATAATCTTTCATTTCCATTGGATCACCAGGTCCGTTACTTATAAGGATCCCATCAGGTTGTAAACTGTTTATTTGTTCTAGTGGCATATCATAAGGTACTACGGTCACTTGACATTTCTCGTTAAGCAATGCATTTAATATGGATTTTTTATAGCCAAAGTCTAATAGCACAACGTGTGGCCCATTGTTGTCATATTTAATCACGTCTTTAACTGCCACATGTTTAACTAACTGTCCGTCAGCCTCTATCCCCCATGAATGGAGCTGACTATGTTGACCAACACTTTTAACGAGTTTGCCTCGTACAGTATGATGTTTTCTTATAGCAGCTACAAGAGATCTTGTATCGACATTTTTAAGACCTGGAATACCTATACCTTCAAGTTGTTCTGATAATGTTGCCGTTGATTGATAGTGGCTCGGCTCTTCACATAAGTCGTTTATAATCACTGCTGAAACAGATACGCGTAAGCTTTCATCATCCTCTTCGTTCACACCATAATTACCGATAATTGGATAGCAAAACGTCAATATTTGTCCTGCATAGGATGGATCAGTCATCATTTCTTGGTAACCAGTCATACTCGTGTTAAATACGACCTCTCCTGCAATTTCGTGTTTAGATCCAATCCAATCACCTTCAAATGTTTCTCCTGTTTCAAGGATGAGATAGCCTTTACTCATGATGCATCCTCCTGATCTGTCAAAATGTTTTTTAATGCAGAAATAAATGTTTTCATTTCTGTTTCCGTTGTGTTAAGTGGCGGAAGAATTCTTAAAACCTTCGGGCCCGCTATAAGACATAGTATATTTTTATCGCGCAATTTTTTAACGAGGGGTGAAACCTCGTGAGAAAATTTAATACCTATAAGGAAACCTAGACCGCGGACTTCCTCTATTTGATCTATACTTTTTTTCATTTCTTCAAGTTCCTTAAATAGGGTTGAGCTTAATTGCACGACATTGGCTAAGATATGATCCGTAGTCAACGTATTAAGTGTGGCAATTCCAGCTGTCATCGCTAAAGGATTACCTCCAAACGTACTTCCGTGAGTGCCCGGCTGGAAAGATTGGGAGACATGTTGTTTTGCAAGCATCGCTCCAACAGGAATCCCTGAGCCAAGCCCTTTAGCAAGTGTGATAATATCCGGCTCAATGTCATAGTGCTCATATGCGAACAAGGATCCTGTTCGTCCCATGCCAGTCTGAATTTCATCTATGATAACGAGGACATTATGTTTTTTACAGTTAGCAACGAGAGTTTGTACCCATTCTTTATTAGCCTGGCGTACACCCCCTTCTCCTTGAATAAGTTCCAAAATCACGGCTATTGTCGTATCATAATCGATCCCCTCTATCGCTTCTTGGTCATTAAATTCACAATAATGAAAACCGGGCGTCAAGGGAGCGAAGCCTTGATGAATTTTGGATTGTGCAGTGGCTGCCATCGTCGTACCTGTTCTTCCATGGAAAGAAGAAGTAAACGAAACGATTTGATTTTTATGTGTCAGCTGATGATCATGTGCATATTTTTTAGCTAATTTTATCGCCGCTTCATTTGCCTCAGCACCACTATTACAAAAGAACGCTTGATCAAAACAACTAACAGCCGTCAACTTTTCTGCTA
The genomic region above belongs to Bacillus sp. A301a_S52 and contains:
- a CDS encoding carbamoyl phosphate synthase small subunit produces the protein MSKGYLILETGETFEGDWIGSKHEIAGEVVFNTSMTGYQEMMTDPSYAGQILTFCYPIIGNYGVNEEDDESLRVSVSAVIINDLCEEPSHYQSTATLSEQLEGIGIPGLKNVDTRSLVAAIRKHHTVRGKLVKSVGQHSQLHSWGIEADGQLVKHVAVKDVIKYDNNGPHVVLLDFGYKKSILNALLNEKCQVTVVPYDMPLEQINSLQPDGILISNGPGDPMEMKDYFPKIKSLTKKYPTLGICLGHQLIALAYGGKTSKMPFGHRGANHPVKDVLTGKVKMTSQNHGYEVEEASIDNHEFQILFRNVNDGSLEGMKHHTLPIQSVQFHPEAHPGPSDTEYIFSEFIKQVVTSGGKSYVEV
- the carB gene encoding carbamoyl-phosphate synthase (glutamine-hydrolyzing) large subunit; translation: MWKSDGLTKVLVIGSGPIVIGQAAEFDYAGTQACLALKEENIQVILVNNNPATIMTDDAIADKVYMEPLTVETIEKIIEKEKPDGIIGSLGGQTGLNLTVQLHEQGVLDRHGVKILGTSVASIQKGEDRELFRQLMKDIGEPVPDSHIVETMEEGLAFIKEIGFPVILRPAYTLGGGGGGFAYDEEEFRNILYQGLKQSPIHQVLVEKSIKGWKELEYEVMRDANDTCIIVCNMENMDAVGVHTGDSIVVAPSQTLSDVQYQMLRSASLKVIRALDVVGGCNIQFALNPQSNEYAIIEVNPRVSRSSALASKATGYPIARMAAKCAIGYSLDELKNPITGNTYASFEPALDYVVVKLPRFPFDKFSEADRTLGTQMKATGEVMAIDRTFEGALNKAIRSLEMNVHSLDWPSMAKKSDEELTSLLKNPNDLRLFAIGEAFNRGWSIEHLMELTEIDFWFLRKIERILLCEDELKNCKWPKVTKEVLLKAKRMNISDEKIAKLIGTDLTSLRNEYKRLNIKPAYKLVDTCAGEFDAITPYYYSTWHGSDEVPVSSANKKILVLGSGPIRIGQGVEFDYCSVHAALALKKIGYEAIVMNNNPETVSTDYSVADRLYFEPLALEDVLAVVEKESVEGVLIQFGGQTAINLADGLKEAGVHIFGTKPEHIDELEDREAFYHVLNKLNIPHIAGNIAHAPGELLTSAESLGYPVLIRPSYVIGGQSMFICYNEKELAQYAARIQEETNDRCWPLLIDQYIPGLECEADVISDGNTVIVPGIFEHLEKAGVHSGDSMTVFPPVTLTDTHKQDIVRIAEKIALAAPVVGIMNIQYVIHDDTIYVLEVNPRSSRTVPIMSKVTGVPMVEWAVRAQLGFNLTEISDATGLLQEPAYYTVKAPVFSASKLKGVDHVLGPEMKSTGEIIGLGLSKNEALKKVASFTDFSQRSNLEEPLQAFVSVSDRMKQLSLPIIKRLNDMGISITATEGTAQFLESEGIETTAMMKNKPQLLAHWKEFAPHVVLNIPNQGREKEKIGFYIRELSVKYQTPYFTSIETLESILSWISEGTMSEEVRALQELVHPHPTKTEVKA
- a CDS encoding acetylornithine transaminase, with the protein product MPDTASINKLSAVMSTYSRFPITVTKGKGSYMWDDVGEKYLDYTSGIATCNLGHCPDSVQLALHEQVDQLWHSSNLYHIPQQTQLAEKLTAVSCFDQAFFCNSGAEANEAAIKLAKKYAHDHQLTHKNQIVSFTSSFHGRTGTTMAATAQSKIHQGFAPLTPGFHYCEFNDQEAIEGIDYDTTIAVILELIQGEGGVRQANKEWVQTLVANCKKHNVLVIIDEIQTGMGRTGSLFAYEHYDIEPDIITLAKGLGSGIPVGAMLAKQHVSQSFQPGTHGSTFGGNPLAMTAGIATLNTLTTDHILANVVQLSSTLFKELEEMKKSIDQIEEVRGLGFLIGIKFSHEVSPLVKKLRDKNILCLIAGPKVLRILPPLNTTETEMKTFISALKNILTDQEDAS